A section of the Apodemus sylvaticus chromosome 10, mApoSyl1.1, whole genome shotgun sequence genome encodes:
- the Mrm3 gene encoding rRNA methyltransferase 3, mitochondrial, whose amino-acid sequence MAAPAKGMWCSLGTLLRVVQTRDLDARRWVRALRRSPVRVLSPSGQVEERKRAPDKQPRKAVPKASSQGQRQKQPLETSPSQTPHTWEEAGLRYDKAFPGDKRLSSVMTIVKSRPFREKQGKILLEGRRLIADALKAGAVPKMFFFSRLEYIKELPVDKLKGVSLIKVKFEDIKDWSDLVTPQGIMGIFAKPDPVKMTYPETQLHHSLPLVLICDNLRDPGNLGTILRSAAGAGCSKVLLTKGCVDAWEPKVLRAGMGAHFQVPIVNNVEWETVPNHLPPDTRVYVADNCGLYAQVQMSNNTGDRDWACDRRFLKFHKCEEDLDTKTGKDWLPQLEVQSYDLDWTEAPAAVVIGGETHGVSLESLQLAESTGGKRLLIPVVPGVDSLNSAMAASILLFEGKRQLRIKVEDVSRDRRYH is encoded by the exons ATGGCAGCGCCGGCGAAGGGCATGTGGTGCTCCCTGGGAACATTGCTGCGGGTGGTCCAGACTCGGGACCTGGACGCTCGGCGCTGGGTCCGGGCGCTGCGGCGTAGCCCGGTGAGAGTGTTGTCTCCCTCGGGACAGGTAGAGGAACGGAAGCGCGCTCCTGACAAGCAGCCCCGCAAGGCCGTCCCTAAGGCCAGTTCCCAGGGGCAGCGACAGAAACAGCCTCTTGAGACGTCTCCATCCCAGACTCCtcacacctgggaagaggcagggcTTCGCTACGATAAGGCCTTTCCCGGGGACAAGAGGCTAAG CAGTGTGATGACAATAGTTAAGTCCAGGCCTTTTCGGGAAAAGCAAGGGAAGATCCTGCTGGAAGGTCGCAGACTGATTGCAGATGCTCTCAAGGCTGGGGCTGTgccaaaaatgttcttttttagcCGTCTGGAATACATCAAGGAGTTGCCGGTAGATAAGCTGAAAGGTGTCAGCCTCATTAAGGTGAAATTTGAGGATATCAAGGATTGGTCGGACCTAGTAACGCCTCAAGGAATAATGG GGATTTTTGCCAAACCTGACCCTGTTAAGATGACATATCCAGAGACTCAGCTTCACCATTCACTGCCCCTAGTATTGATTTGTGACAATCTCCGTGACCCTGGGAACCTGGGGACAATCCTGAGATCTGCAGCTGGAGCAGGCTGCAGTAAAGTCTTACTCACCAAAG GCTGTGTGGATGCCTGGGAGCCTAAAGTGCTCCGGGCAGGCATGGGGGCGCATTTCCAGGTGCCCATTGTGAACAACGTGGAATGGGAAACAGTGCCCAACCACTTGCCTCCTGACACCCGAGTCTATGTGGCAGACAACTGTGGTCTCTATGCCCAGGTTCAGATGTCTAATAATACCGGTGACCGTGACTGGGCATGTGATCGCCGATTCTTAAAGTTTCACAAGTGTGAAGAGGACCTAGACACTAAAACCGGAAAAGACTGGCTTCCCCAACTTGAGGTCCAGAGTTATGATTTGGACTGGACAGAAGCACCAGCAGCTGTGGTGATTGGTGGGGAGACACACGGAGTGAGCCTGGAGTCCCTGCAGTTGGCTGAGAGTACTGGAGGCAAGAGACTGCTGATCCCCGTCGTACCTGGTGTGGACAGCCTGAATTCAGCCATGGCTGCCAGCATCCTGCTCTTTGAAGGCAAAAGGCAGCTGAGGATAAAGGTGGAAGACGTGAGCAGGGACAGGCGTTACCACTGA
- the Glod4 gene encoding glyoxalase domain-containing protein 4 — protein sequence MATRRALHFVFKVGNRFQTVHFFRDVLGMQVLRHEEFEEGCKAACNGPYDGKWSKTMVGFGPEDDHFVAELTYNYGIGDYKLGNDFMGITLASSQAVSNARKLEWPLNKVAEGIFETEAPGGYKFYLQDRSPSQSDPVLKVTLAVSDLQKSLNYWSNLLGMKIYEQDEEKQRVLLGYADNQCKLELQSIQGTVDHAAAFGRIAFSCPQKELPDLEDLMKKESQSILTPLVSLDTPGKATVQVVILADPDGHEICFVGDEAFRELSKVDPKGSQLLDDAMAADKSDEWFATRNKPKASG from the exons ATGGCCACTCGTCGAGCTCTGCACTTCGTTTTCAAAGTGGGGAACCGCTTCCAGACGGTGCATTTCTTTCGAGATGTCCTGGGGATGCAG GTTCTACGCCATGAGGAATTTGAGGAAGGCTGCAAAGCTGCATGTAACGG GCCTTATGATGGGAAGTGGAGTAAAACAATGGTGGGATTTGGGCCAGAAGATGATCATTTTGTTGCAGAACTGACATACAATTATGGCATTGGAGACTACAAGCTTGGCAATGACTTCATG GGAATTACACTTGCTTCCAGCCAGGCTGTCAGCAATGCCAGGAAGCTGGAGTGGCCACTCAATAAAGTTGCAGAAGGGATTTTTGAAACTGAAGCCCCAGGAGGATATAAGTTCTACCTACAGGATAGAAGTCCATCTCAGTCAG ATCCTGTACTAAAGGTGACTCTAGCAGTGTCTGATCTCCAGAAATCCTTGAACTACTGGTCTAATCTCCTGGGAATGAAAATTTATGAACAAGATGAGGAAAAGCAACGTGTGTTGCTGGGCTACGCTGATAACCAG TGTAAGCTGGAGCTACAGAGCATCCAGGGTACAGTTGATCATGCAGCGGCCTTTGGAAGAATTGCCTTTTCTTGTCCTCAGAAAGAG TTGCCAGACTTAGAAGACTTGATGAAAAAGGAGAGCCAATCAATCCTGACTCCGTTGGTGAGTCTGGATACCCCAGGGAAAGCGACAGTGCAAGTGGTCATCCTGGCTGACCCT GATGGACATGAAATTTGCTTTGTTGGGGATGAAGCTTTTCGAGAGCTCTCTAAGGTGGATCCAAAAGGAAGCCAATTATTAGATGAT